From Rutidosis leptorrhynchoides isolate AG116_Rl617_1_P2 chromosome 3, CSIRO_AGI_Rlap_v1, whole genome shotgun sequence, a single genomic window includes:
- the LOC139902389 gene encoding uncharacterized protein has product MLKCKVDIELWDRIRKWWTLNSINISSISETFEDKNPNISSPQGRKIWQAITWVTGYTLWKNRNECVFEKNKSTSASLFKDIQAKSFEWVSSRWKKGNIEWLNWLSNPLSYAVSQTKKKGIG; this is encoded by the coding sequence ATGCTAAAATGTAAAGTTGATATTGAATTATGGGATCGTATCCGTAAATGGTGGACACTTAATTCCATCAACATTTCGAGTATATCCGAAACTTTTGAAGACAAAAATCCAAACATTAGCTCACCTCAAGGTCGTAAAATATGGCAAGCGATAACGTGGGTAACCGGTTACACATTATGGAAAAATAGAAATGAATGCGTTTTTGAAAAAAACAAGTCCACGAGTGCTTCATTGTTCAAGGATATTCAAGCTAAAAGTTTTGAATGGGTTTCTTCTCGGTGGAAAAAAGGAAACATCGAGTGGTTAAATTGGTTATCTAATCCGTTATCATATGCTGTCTCACAAACAAAGAAAAAAGGAATCGGCTAA
- the LOC139902392 gene encoding RING-H2 finger protein ATL78-like, with protein STKRKSITQIIDPTSQLFQAMVYRQLQQTDINIPPSSANGTSTDGGYTTGDNNFDNNMMIILAVLLCALICALGLNSVVRCFFRCGRTFVFENPRQTTTGVISNDRKQGKLSDIPVVVYRLEMKSPVTDCPICLGDFTEGEKVRILPKCKHWFHVKCIDRWLLSHSSCPICRQLLFELEEV; from the coding sequence TCCACAAAAAGGAAGTCAATTACTCAAATAATTGATCCAACATCACAATTGTTTCAAGCCATGGTTTATAGGCAGCTACAACAAACTGACATCAATATTCCACCATCATCCGCCAACGGAACCTCAACGGACGGTGGTTATACAACGGGTGATAACAACTTTGACAATAACATGATGATCATACTAGCTGTCTTGTTATGTGCCTTAATTTGTGCACTTGGGCTTAATTCAGTAGTTCGGTGCTTTTTTAGGTGCGGTCGGACGTTTGTTTTTGAGAATCCTAGACAAACCACCACCGGAGTAATCTCAAATGACCGGAAACAAGGTAAGTTGAGTGATATACCAGTGGTGGTTTATCGGTTGGAGATGAAAAGTCCGGTCACCGATTGTCCGATTTGCCTAGGAGATTTTACTGAAGGTGAAAAAGTAAGAATTTTGCCTAAGTGTAAACATTGGTTTCATGTTAAGTGTATAGATAGATGGCTTTTGTCACATTCATCATGTCCAATATGTCGGCAGCTTTTATTTGAGCTAGAAGAGGTTTAA